In Flavobacterium sp. N3904, one DNA window encodes the following:
- a CDS encoding sodium-translocating pyrophosphatase, with the protein MNSIMIYVPIFMAIIGLIFMSIKRSWVLKQDAGDGKMKEISDYIYEGALAFLKAEYRLLAVFVVIASVVLAGITFIPGVKTNILIVVAFVFGAFFSALAGNMGMKIATKTNVRTTQAARTSLPQALKVSFGGGTVMGLGVAGLAVLGLTGFFIVFFQIFMKGQWTSTEDMTVVLETLAGFSLGAESIALFARVGGGIYTKAADVGADLVGKVEAGIPEDDPRNPATIADNVGDNVGDVAGMGADLFGSYVATVLAAMVLGNYVIKDMGGNIQDAFGGIGPILLPMAIAGFGILFSIIGTMLVKITDENAKEAQVQKALNIGNWVSIVLTAISCYFLVQYMLPETMSMTFFGEGSMDISSMRVFYATLIGLVVGGAISSVTEYYTGLGTKPVMAIVQKSSTGAGTNVIAGLATGMISTFPTVLLFAAAIWSSYALAGFYGVALAASAMMATTAMQLAIDAFGPISDNAGGIAEMSELPKEVRTRTDILDSVGNTTAATGKGFAIASAALTSLALFAAYVTFTGIDGINIFKAPVLAMLFVGGMIPVVFSALAMNSVGKAAMDMVYEVRRQFKEIPGIMEGTGKPEYAKCVDISTKAALREMMLPGILTIGFPIAIVLLGKLVYGSNNQLIAEMLGGYMAGVTVSGVLWAVFQNNAGGAWDNAKKSFEAGVMINGEMTYKGSDAHKAAVTGDTVGDPFKDTSGPSMNILIKLTCLIGLVMAPILGSGSSTIETKGACPMKEIRIKKCTMGEGAMMMGKCDMDKCAKMTKEECAKMCDSLKCTPEQKEMCLSHYDKDGKFVAPKGKACCAKKPMTMSNEIRIEKSNVNGKVTATVTKTVNGNSVVKQFQGTDAEVQSQIDALK; encoded by the coding sequence ATGAATTCAATTATGATTTATGTGCCAATTTTTATGGCAATAATAGGGCTTATTTTTATGTCCATCAAACGATCTTGGGTCCTAAAGCAAGATGCTGGAGATGGCAAAATGAAGGAGATATCAGATTATATATATGAGGGAGCTTTGGCTTTCTTAAAGGCTGAATACAGATTATTGGCTGTCTTTGTTGTAATAGCTAGTGTTGTATTGGCAGGTATCACTTTTATTCCAGGAGTTAAAACCAATATATTAATAGTAGTTGCATTTGTTTTTGGCGCATTTTTCTCTGCTTTGGCAGGAAATATGGGAATGAAAATAGCAACAAAAACTAATGTTAGAACTACCCAAGCCGCTCGTACGAGTTTGCCGCAAGCTTTGAAAGTTTCATTTGGTGGCGGAACTGTAATGGGATTAGGTGTAGCCGGTTTAGCTGTTTTAGGATTGACTGGTTTTTTTATTGTTTTCTTCCAAATTTTTATGAAAGGACAATGGACTTCTACAGAAGACATGACGGTTGTTCTGGAAACATTAGCAGGTTTTTCTCTTGGAGCTGAATCCATTGCTTTGTTTGCCCGTGTGGGTGGAGGAATTTATACTAAAGCAGCCGATGTAGGTGCTGATTTAGTTGGTAAAGTCGAAGCTGGGATTCCAGAAGATGATCCACGTAATCCAGCTACAATCGCTGATAATGTTGGTGATAACGTAGGTGACGTTGCCGGAATGGGTGCCGATTTATTTGGTTCTTATGTAGCAACCGTCTTGGCAGCAATGGTACTTGGAAATTATGTGATAAAAGATATGGGTGGAAACATTCAGGATGCTTTTGGCGGAATAGGACCTATTTTATTGCCAATGGCAATTGCCGGTTTCGGAATTTTGTTTTCTATAATTGGTACTATGCTCGTTAAAATTACCGATGAAAATGCTAAAGAAGCACAAGTACAAAAGGCTTTGAATATTGGAAACTGGGTTTCTATTGTATTAACCGCTATTTCATGTTACTTCTTAGTGCAATATATGCTTCCGGAAACCATGAGTATGACTTTCTTCGGTGAAGGTTCAATGGATATTTCATCAATGAGAGTATTTTATGCTACACTTATTGGTTTAGTTGTGGGTGGAGCTATTTCATCTGTAACAGAATATTATACAGGATTAGGAACAAAACCAGTTATGGCGATTGTTCAAAAATCGAGTACCGGTGCAGGAACCAACGTAATTGCTGGTTTGGCAACAGGAATGATTTCTACTTTCCCAACGGTATTATTGTTTGCTGCAGCGATTTGGTCTTCTTACGCTTTGGCAGGATTTTACGGGGTGGCATTAGCAGCTTCTGCAATGATGGCAACTACAGCAATGCAATTGGCAATCGATGCTTTTGGTCCAATATCTGACAATGCAGGTGGAATTGCCGAAATGAGTGAATTACCAAAAGAAGTGCGTACGAGAACCGATATTTTGGATTCAGTAGGAAACACTACAGCAGCAACTGGAAAAGGTTTTGCAATTGCTTCGGCAGCTTTAACCTCTTTGGCTTTGTTTGCAGCTTATGTAACTTTCACAGGCATAGATGGAATCAATATTTTCAAAGCACCAGTATTGGCGATGTTATTCGTTGGTGGAATGATACCAGTTGTATTTTCTGCTTTAGCGATGAATTCTGTAGGTAAAGCCGCGATGGATATGGTATACGAAGTACGTCGTCAGTTTAAAGAAATTCCGGGAATTATGGAAGGAACCGGAAAACCAGAATACGCAAAATGTGTTGATATTTCGACTAAAGCCGCTTTGCGCGAAATGATGTTGCCAGGGATTTTGACTATTGGTTTTCCAATTGCAATTGTTCTTTTAGGGAAATTAGTTTACGGAAGTAACAATCAATTAATCGCCGAAATGTTGGGTGGTTATATGGCTGGAGTTACTGTTTCTGGAGTACTTTGGGCAGTTTTTCAAAATAATGCCGGTGGTGCTTGGGACAATGCCAAAAAATCATTTGAAGCAGGTGTTATGATCAATGGAGAAATGACATACAAAGGATCTGATGCTCACAAAGCAGCCGTTACAGGTGATACTGTTGGAGATCCATTCAAGGATACTTCTGGACCATCAATGAACATCTTGATTAAATTGACATGTTTGATTGGACTAGTTATGGCGCCGATTTTAGGAAGCGGAAGCAGTACTATTGAGACAAAAGGTGCTTGTCCTATGAAAGAAATCCGAATCAAAAAATGCACCATGGGTGAAGGTGCAATGATGATGGGCAAATGCGATATGGACAAATGCGCAAAAATGACTAAAGAAGAATGTGCAAAAATGTGCGACAGCCTAAAATGTACTCCTGAGCAAAAAGAAATGTGTTTGTCTCATTATGATAAAGATGGAAAATTTGTTGCTCCAAAAGGAAAAGCATGTTGTGCCAAAAAGCCAATGACTATGAGCAATGAAATAAGAATTGAAAAATCAAATGTTAACGGAAAAGTAACGGCTACTGTAACAAAAACGGTAAATGGTAATTCAGTAGTTAAGCAATTTCAAGGAACAGATGCTGAAGTTCAATCACAGATTGATGCTTTGAAATAG
- a CDS encoding DUF5686 and carboxypeptidase-like regulatory domain-containing protein yields MKRKLSVILFFLFAFANSIFGQTKVSGIVVDKSNQPIPFANVVFKNSSEGTVTNEDGRFYFESPKTYKTLVVSSVGFSEKEITLTKSVNYNFSIVLNEQESLKEVVIFTGKTSKKNNPALDILRKIWEKKRKNGLYQFDQYQMEKYEKVEFDINSIDSAYMKQKIFKGMEFIFDHVDTSKITGKTYLPIFVNEALVDVYGDNKTGKIKQITKANKTSGFDGNQQILSFIKDLYSDYNIYNNYIALFDKSFTSPLSTTGIDVYNYVLRDSTFIDNKWCYNIVFYPRRKNELTFKGDFWVNDTTFAIKKINMAVTKSANINWVKDIYVEQEFDVLNDSVFLLTKDYLMSDFALNKKEKSPGVYGKRTTYYQNHKFNIEKPAKFYKEEVNFVDNEVYKKSDEYWEENRFEKLSKDEIGVYKMLDTLQNVKAFKRLTDIVTVLASGYINYGNFDLGPIFSTFGYNEVEGFRVQLGGRTYFGPNDPWRVQAFTAYGFQDQKFKYGFAGKWMIEKKNRVIISGGNRRDIEQLGASLTTTNDILARNYGSTAFFTTGSNGKLTNVALTNAYVAIEPIKNLTFQTGVTYKTLESASPVFSLDYYTTLPSAANPQGVISGKVVQSEFNIQAEYTPKRRTIAYGVERSIANSPYTTLFVNYSQGYKGIINSDFDYKKIEIYYKQPIIIGPLGRSNIIMELGKTYGTIPLGLLSIVPGNQTYFTIENAFSNLNYYEFVTDQYALLQWNHDFNGRLFARIPFMRKLNWREIIGVKAVYGTVSDANRAINASGLQYVAPENVYWEYNAGIGNIFKVFRLDFSWRGNYLNTPGVNPFTVKGSFGFYF; encoded by the coding sequence ATGAAAAGAAAGCTGTCCGTTATTTTATTTTTTTTGTTTGCTTTTGCAAATTCCATTTTTGGCCAAACAAAAGTGAGCGGTATTGTGGTTGATAAATCCAACCAGCCTATTCCTTTTGCTAATGTAGTTTTTAAAAATTCCAGCGAAGGCACAGTAACCAATGAAGACGGTCGGTTTTATTTTGAATCTCCAAAAACATATAAAACACTTGTAGTTTCTTCGGTTGGATTTTCGGAAAAAGAAATTACGCTTACAAAATCAGTCAATTATAATTTCAGTATTGTTTTAAACGAACAGGAAAGTTTGAAAGAAGTTGTTATTTTTACTGGTAAAACTTCAAAAAAAAACAATCCTGCACTTGATATTCTTAGAAAAATTTGGGAAAAGAAACGTAAAAACGGCTTGTATCAATTTGACCAGTACCAAATGGAAAAATATGAGAAAGTAGAATTTGACATCAATTCTATTGACAGTGCCTACATGAAACAAAAAATATTCAAAGGCATGGAATTTATTTTTGACCATGTTGATACCTCCAAAATTACAGGAAAAACCTATTTGCCTATTTTTGTAAACGAAGCATTGGTCGATGTGTACGGCGACAATAAAACAGGAAAAATAAAACAGATAACAAAAGCCAATAAAACATCTGGATTTGATGGGAATCAACAAATTTTGTCTTTTATAAAGGATTTGTATTCAGACTATAATATTTATAATAATTACATTGCCTTATTCGACAAAAGTTTTACCTCTCCACTCTCTACAACAGGAATTGATGTGTATAATTATGTTTTGAGAGACAGTACATTTATAGATAACAAATGGTGTTATAATATTGTTTTTTATCCAAGAAGGAAAAACGAACTGACTTTCAAAGGTGATTTTTGGGTAAATGACACCACGTTTGCCATCAAAAAAATCAATATGGCCGTTACCAAAAGCGCCAACATCAACTGGGTTAAGGACATCTATGTTGAGCAGGAATTTGATGTTTTGAATGATTCAGTTTTTTTGCTGACCAAGGATTATCTTATGTCTGATTTTGCTTTAAACAAAAAAGAAAAATCGCCTGGAGTTTATGGAAAGCGAACCACCTATTATCAAAACCATAAATTCAATATTGAAAAGCCTGCTAAATTCTACAAAGAAGAAGTCAATTTTGTCGATAACGAAGTATATAAAAAGAGTGACGAGTATTGGGAAGAAAACCGTTTTGAAAAACTGAGTAAAGACGAGATCGGGGTTTATAAAATGCTGGATACGTTGCAAAATGTAAAAGCATTCAAACGACTTACTGATATCGTTACCGTTTTGGCAAGTGGTTACATTAATTACGGCAACTTTGATTTGGGCCCAATTTTTTCCACGTTTGGATACAATGAAGTCGAGGGATTTAGGGTGCAATTGGGAGGGCGAACGTATTTTGGTCCCAATGATCCTTGGCGAGTACAGGCCTTTACCGCTTATGGCTTTCAGGATCAAAAGTTTAAATATGGTTTTGCAGGCAAATGGATGATTGAAAAGAAAAACCGAGTTATTATTTCGGGAGGAAATAGGCGCGATATCGAGCAATTGGGTGCCAGTTTGACCACGACCAATGATATTTTGGCTAGAAACTACGGATCGACAGCATTTTTTACGACAGGATCAAACGGAAAATTGACCAATGTAGCGCTGACAAATGCCTATGTTGCTATCGAACCAATCAAAAATCTGACTTTTCAGACAGGAGTGACCTACAAGACATTAGAATCGGCTTCGCCAGTTTTTAGCCTTGATTATTATACCACATTACCAAGTGCTGCAAACCCTCAAGGGGTAATAAGCGGGAAAGTGGTTCAATCAGAATTTAACATCCAAGCCGAATATACTCCAAAACGCAGAACTATTGCCTATGGCGTCGAACGCAGTATTGCCAATAGCCCCTATACCACACTTTTTGTCAATTATAGTCAGGGTTATAAAGGAATTATAAACAGCGATTTTGATTATAAAAAAATTGAAATTTATTATAAACAGCCCATCATTATTGGTCCGCTAGGTCGTTCGAACATAATAATGGAACTGGGAAAAACGTATGGGACAATTCCGTTGGGCTTATTGAGTATTGTGCCTGGAAACCAGACTTATTTTACTATCGAAAATGCTTTTAGTAATCTTAATTACTACGAATTTGTAACTGATCAATATGCGTTGTTGCAATGGAATCATGATTTCAATGGAAGGTTATTTGCCAGAATTCCTTTTATGAGGAAACTCAATTGGAGGGAAATCATTGGAGTAAAAGCAGTTTATGGAACCGTTTCAGATGCTAATAGAGCTATAAATGCCTCTGGCCTACAATATGTCGCTCCAGAGAATGTGTATTGGGAATACAACGCAGGAATCGGAAATATTTTCAAAGTATTTCGTTTGGATTTTTCGTGGAGAGGCAATTATCTAAACACACCGGGAGTAAATCCATTTACTGTAAAAGGATCGTTTGGATTCTATTTTTAG
- a CDS encoding bifunctional nuclease family protein produces MSLVKLSIKGISYSQTQNGAYALILNEVDGERKLPIVIGAFEAQSIAIALEKEIKPPRPLTHDLFKNFAERFDIVVKQVIIHKLVDGVFYSSIICERDKIEEIIDARTSDAIALALRFNAPIFTYKNILDKAGIYLKANPLEADAASQEIDDILSNPETFGHNEESNESGNTYSKHSLSELNELLDQAVEHEDYEKAAKIRDEISKRES; encoded by the coding sequence ATGAGCTTAGTTAAATTATCCATAAAAGGAATTTCATATAGTCAAACCCAAAACGGTGCCTATGCATTGATTTTGAATGAGGTTGATGGCGAACGAAAATTACCCATTGTCATTGGCGCTTTTGAGGCTCAATCGATTGCTATTGCATTAGAAAAAGAAATTAAACCGCCTCGTCCGTTAACGCATGATTTATTCAAAAATTTTGCAGAACGATTTGACATTGTTGTAAAGCAGGTTATTATCCACAAACTAGTGGATGGTGTTTTTTATTCCAGTATAATATGTGAAAGAGATAAAATTGAGGAAATTATTGATGCCAGAACCTCCGATGCTATTGCATTGGCCTTGCGTTTCAATGCTCCAATCTTTACTTATAAAAATATTTTAGACAAAGCCGGAATCTATTTAAAAGCAAATCCTCTGGAAGCTGATGCGGCATCGCAAGAAATAGACGATATACTTTCAAATCCAGAGACTTTTGGACATAACGAAGAAAGCAACGAATCGGGAAACACCTATTCAAAGCACAGTTTGTCTGAATTAAATGAATTATTGGATCAAGCTGTGGAACATGAAGATTACGAAAAAGCTGCAAAAATCCGTGACGAAATTTCTAAGAGAGAATCCTAA
- a CDS encoding electron transfer flavoprotein subunit beta/FixA family protein, protein MKILVCISHVPDTTSKINFTNGDAEFDTNGVQYVINPNDEFGLTRAIWFQEQQGATVTIVNVGGPDTEPTLRKALAIGANEAIRVNANPTDGFFVAKQLAEVIKNGGYDIVIAGKESLDYNGGMVPGMIAGILGYNFLNSCTSITVDGTNVTAVREIDGGKETVSTTLPIIIGGQKGLVEEKDLRIPNMRGIMTARTKVLTILEPVDAAINTKAVKFEKPAPKSAVKLISPDNLDELINLLHNEAKVI, encoded by the coding sequence ATGAAAATATTAGTTTGCATCAGTCACGTTCCTGATACTACTTCAAAAATCAACTTCACAAACGGAGACGCTGAATTTGATACCAATGGGGTTCAATATGTAATTAATCCAAATGACGAATTTGGTCTTACCCGTGCTATTTGGTTCCAAGAGCAACAAGGTGCTACTGTAACCATAGTAAATGTTGGCGGACCAGATACTGAACCTACATTGAGAAAAGCATTGGCAATTGGAGCAAACGAAGCTATTCGTGTCAATGCAAATCCTACCGATGGTTTTTTTGTTGCTAAACAACTAGCCGAAGTCATTAAAAATGGTGGTTACGATATTGTAATTGCAGGAAAAGAATCATTAGACTATAATGGTGGAATGGTTCCGGGTATGATTGCAGGTATTTTGGGATATAATTTTCTAAACTCTTGCACCAGCATTACCGTTGACGGTACAAATGTCACTGCAGTACGCGAAATTGATGGAGGTAAAGAAACCGTAAGCACAACTTTGCCAATAATCATTGGTGGTCAAAAAGGACTTGTAGAAGAAAAGGATTTGCGTATTCCAAACATGAGAGGAATTATGACTGCAAGAACTAAAGTATTAACAATCCTTGAGCCTGTTGATGCAGCAATAAATACTAAAGCGGTAAAATTTGAAAAACCAGCTCCAAAATCGGCAGTGAAATTGATTTCACCAGATAATCTGGACGAGTTAATCAATTTATTACACAACGAAGCGAAAGTAATCTAG
- a CDS encoding electron transfer flavoprotein subunit alpha/FixB family protein: MSILIYAESAEGKFKKVALELASYAKKVAESLGTTVTAVTINTGDVSELSKYGVDKVLKVNNDKLAGFTAKAYADVIKQAAQKEGAKVVLLSSTTDSIYLSSLVAVALEAGFASNVVGLPVSTAPFQVKRNAFSNKAFNITEISTDVKVLALAKNSYGIFESASALTEEDFNPTIGDADFGVKVVSVEKVSGKVSIADADIVVSAGRGLKGPENWGMIEELASVLGAATACSKPVSDLGWRPHSEHVGQTGKPVATNLYIAIGISGAIQHIAGINSSKVKVVINSDPEAPFFKVADYGVVGDAFEIVPQLITKLKAFKEQHS; encoded by the coding sequence ATGTCAATATTAATATACGCAGAATCTGCAGAAGGAAAATTCAAAAAAGTAGCGTTAGAACTTGCTTCTTATGCAAAAAAAGTTGCTGAATCTTTGGGAACAACCGTAACAGCAGTAACAATAAACACCGGAGATGTTTCTGAATTGTCAAAATACGGTGTAGACAAAGTTTTAAAAGTAAACAACGATAAATTAGCCGGTTTTACTGCCAAAGCTTATGCCGATGTAATCAAACAAGCAGCTCAAAAAGAAGGGGCTAAAGTAGTTTTGCTTTCCTCAACAACAGATAGCATTTACTTGTCTTCATTGGTTGCTGTTGCATTAGAAGCTGGCTTTGCTTCAAACGTTGTTGGGTTACCGGTAAGCACTGCTCCTTTTCAAGTAAAAAGAAATGCTTTTTCAAACAAAGCGTTCAATATCACAGAAATCAGTACAGATGTAAAAGTATTGGCTCTTGCTAAAAACTCTTACGGTATATTTGAAAGTGCTTCTGCATTAACAGAAGAAGATTTCAATCCAACCATCGGAGATGCAGATTTTGGAGTTAAAGTGGTGTCTGTAGAAAAAGTTTCAGGTAAAGTTTCTATAGCAGATGCTGATATTGTTGTTTCTGCAGGTCGCGGTCTAAAAGGACCCGAAAACTGGGGAATGATTGAAGAATTGGCTAGCGTTCTAGGAGCTGCAACTGCCTGTTCAAAACCGGTATCCGATTTAGGCTGGAGACCTCATAGCGAACACGTGGGACAAACAGGAAAACCTGTAGCTACCAACTTGTATATTGCCATAGGAATTTCTGGAGCAATACAACATATCGCCGGTATCAATTCATCTAAAGTAAAAGTTGTCATCAATAGTGATCCAGAAGCGCCTTTCTTCAAAGTAGCAGACTACGGAGTTGTTGGAGATGCTTTTGAAATTGTCCCACAATTAATAACCAAATTAAAAGCATTCAAAGAGCAACATTCTTAA
- a CDS encoding DNA-3-methyladenine glycosylase family protein — translation MQQAIDHLFQKSPIFKQIIDTYGFPTIPVRPQGFETLVLLILEQQVSIDSAKATFLKIKANHATFNPELLIQVSDEDYRTFGVSRQKTTYIKALAAAILNKEIDLESLPHKSAQEVREELIKIKGIGNWTIDIYLMFCLEEPDLLPLGDIAVVNTIEELLDIHDKAIMETHTINWSPYRSYATFLLWHYYLKKRKRIIVY, via the coding sequence ATGCAACAAGCCATCGACCATCTTTTTCAAAAAAGCCCTATATTCAAACAGATTATAGATACATACGGATTTCCGACCATCCCCGTAAGACCTCAGGGATTTGAAACTTTGGTATTGTTAATTTTGGAACAACAGGTTTCGATAGATTCGGCAAAAGCCACTTTTTTAAAAATAAAAGCAAATCATGCCACCTTCAATCCAGAATTATTAATCCAAGTTTCAGATGAAGATTACAGGACTTTTGGTGTAAGTCGGCAAAAAACGACTTACATCAAAGCATTGGCCGCAGCAATATTGAATAAAGAAATTGATCTGGAGAGTTTGCCTCACAAATCGGCGCAAGAAGTTCGTGAAGAACTCATAAAAATAAAAGGAATTGGTAATTGGACTATCGATATTTATCTGATGTTTTGCCTGGAAGAGCCTGATTTACTGCCGCTGGGGGATATTGCTGTGGTCAACACCATAGAAGAACTGCTCGATATCCATGACAAAGCCATAATGGAAACCCATACCATAAATTGGAGCCCATATCGCTCATATGCTACTTTTTTGCTTTGGCATTATTATCTAAAAAAACGCAAACGCATAATAGTGTATTAA
- a CDS encoding pyruvate dehydrogenase complex E1 component subunit beta yields the protein MRTIQFREAICEAMSEEMRRDESIYLMGEEVAEYNGAYKASKGMLAEFGEKRVIDTPIAELGFTGIAVGSAMNGCRPIVEYMTFNFCLVGIDQIINNAAKMRQMTGGQFNVPIVFRGPTASAGQLGATHSQALENWFANTPGLKVVVPSNVYDAKGLLKSAIRDNDPVIFMESEQMYGDKGEVPDGEYTIPIGVADIKREGTDVTIVSFGKIIKEAYIAADELAKEGISCEIIDLRTVRPMDNEAILTSVRKTNRLVILEEAWPFASVSSEIAFLVQEQAFDFLDAPIQRITTADTPAPYSPVLLKEWLPNAADVVKAVKKVLYK from the coding sequence ATGAGAACGATACAATTTAGAGAGGCCATTTGCGAAGCGATGAGTGAAGAAATGCGTCGCGATGAGTCCATATACTTAATGGGTGAAGAGGTAGCAGAGTACAACGGTGCCTACAAAGCATCGAAAGGTATGCTTGCCGAATTTGGTGAAAAAAGAGTAATAGACACGCCAATCGCCGAACTTGGTTTTACTGGAATTGCAGTAGGATCGGCAATGAATGGTTGTCGCCCGATAGTGGAGTATATGACTTTCAACTTTTGTTTGGTTGGAATTGATCAAATTATAAATAATGCCGCCAAAATGCGTCAGATGACAGGTGGGCAATTTAATGTGCCTATCGTTTTTCGTGGTCCAACTGCTTCGGCAGGACAATTGGGAGCGACACACTCTCAAGCTCTTGAGAACTGGTTTGCAAATACTCCAGGTCTTAAAGTGGTAGTTCCATCGAACGTATATGATGCCAAAGGTTTGTTGAAATCGGCTATTCGTGATAATGACCCAGTTATTTTCATGGAATCTGAACAAATGTATGGTGACAAAGGGGAAGTGCCGGATGGTGAATATACTATTCCTATTGGTGTTGCCGATATCAAACGTGAAGGAACTGATGTAACTATCGTTTCTTTCGGAAAAATTATCAAAGAAGCTTATATCGCTGCAGATGAATTGGCCAAAGAAGGAATTTCGTGCGAGATTATCGATTTGAGAACAGTGCGCCCAATGGATAATGAAGCGATTTTAACTTCGGTTAGAAAAACAAATAGGTTGGTGATTCTTGAAGAAGCTTGGCCTTTTGCAAGTGTATCTTCAGAGATTGCTTTCTTGGTTCAAGAGCAGGCATTTGATTTTCTGGATGCGCCAATTCAACGTATTACGACAGCTGATACTCCAGCACCTTATTCTCCAGTATTATTGAAAGAATGGTTGCCAAATGCTGCCGATGTTGTGAAAGCAGTTAAGAAAGTATTATACAAATAA
- a CDS encoding inorganic diphosphatase, whose amino-acid sequence MTADKLKTFDVLIEIPRGSRNKYEYDFSIKRMRFDRMLFSSMMYPADYGFIPETLALDGDPLDVLVLINEPTFPGCVIEVKPIGVFHMADDKGPDEKVICVPVSDPIWNSLENLSDINPHLLKEIEHFFQVYKDLENKVVDVEGWGDVNEAFAIIKECTERFDQIENKPEGLFSIK is encoded by the coding sequence ATGACTGCAGACAAATTAAAAACTTTTGATGTATTAATCGAAATACCAAGAGGAAGTAGAAATAAATACGAGTATGATTTTTCGATAAAAAGAATGCGTTTCGATAGAATGTTATTCTCTTCGATGATGTACCCAGCTGATTACGGTTTCATCCCTGAAACATTAGCTTTAGACGGTGATCCATTGGATGTTTTGGTTTTGATAAACGAACCAACTTTTCCTGGTTGTGTAATTGAAGTAAAACCTATTGGAGTTTTTCACATGGCTGATGATAAAGGACCAGACGAAAAAGTAATCTGTGTGCCGGTTTCTGATCCGATTTGGAATTCATTGGAAAATTTATCCGATATCAACCCACACTTATTGAAAGAAATTGAGCATTTCTTCCAAGTATATAAAGACTTGGAGAACAAAGTAGTAGATGTAGAAGGATGGGGAGATGTAAATGAAGCTTTTGCAATCATTAAAGAATGTACAGAACGTTTCGATCAAATCGAGAATAAACCAGAAGGATTATTTAGCATTAAATAA
- a CDS encoding thymidylate synthase: MKQYLDLVQHVMTNGCQKGDRTGTGTKSVFGYQMRFDLSEGFPMVTTKKLHLKSIIYELLWFLKGDTNIKYLQENGVKIWDAWADSNGDLGPVYGHQWRNWNSEEIDQISELITELKTNPNSRRMLVSAWNPSVLPDTTKSFEENVANNKAALPPCHAFFQFYVTSADETKGETKGKLSCQLYQRSADIFLGVPFNIASYALLTMMIAQVCNLEVGEFIHTFGDAHIYNNHFEQLELQLTREPKPLPKMILNPAIKNIFDFDFDDFTLESYEPHALIKGNVAV, encoded by the coding sequence ATGAAACAATACCTAGACTTAGTCCAACATGTTATGACCAACGGTTGTCAAAAAGGAGATCGTACCGGTACCGGAACAAAAAGTGTATTTGGTTACCAGATGCGTTTTGATTTAAGTGAAGGATTTCCAATGGTGACCACCAAAAAATTACATCTTAAATCGATAATTTACGAATTGCTTTGGTTTTTAAAAGGCGATACCAATATAAAATACCTACAAGAAAATGGTGTTAAAATTTGGGATGCCTGGGCAGATAGCAATGGAGATTTGGGTCCTGTGTATGGTCACCAATGGCGCAATTGGAATAGTGAAGAAATAGATCAAATTTCAGAACTAATTACAGAACTGAAAACGAATCCAAACAGTCGAAGAATGCTAGTTTCAGCTTGGAATCCATCAGTACTTCCAGACACCACAAAATCATTTGAGGAAAATGTAGCCAATAACAAAGCCGCTCTGCCTCCTTGCCATGCGTTTTTTCAGTTTTATGTAACATCAGCAGATGAAACCAAAGGAGAAACTAAAGGAAAATTATCCTGCCAATTGTACCAACGCAGTGCCGATATATTTCTGGGAGTTCCTTTCAATATAGCCTCTTACGCCTTGCTAACCATGATGATTGCACAAGTTTGCAATCTGGAAGTTGGTGAATTTATACACACTTTTGGTGATGCACACATTTACAATAATCATTTTGAACAACTTGAGTTGCAACTGACACGTGAGCCAAAACCATTGCCAAAAATGATCTTAAATCCTGCGATAAAAAACATCTTCGATTTTGATTTTGATGATTTTACATTAGAAAGTTATGAACCACATGCCTTGATTAAAGGGAATGTAGCCGTTTAA